A window of Syngnathoides biaculeatus isolate LvHL_M chromosome 9, ASM1980259v1, whole genome shotgun sequence contains these coding sequences:
- the LOC133506339 gene encoding uncharacterized protein LOC133506339, whose product MPEEWRKSVRVPIFKNKGDVQNCENYSGIKMMSHTMKLWERVVEARLRTEVSVGNSMVSCLDRLTGEVRLDSPWSMMLADDIVLCSESTEQAEEQLERCRYALERRGMKISRSKTEYMCVNERGGGGRAKLQEEEIAKVDDFKYGKEVKKWVQAGCNSWKVSGVLCDRRVSARMKGKIYKTVVRLAMMYRLETVALKKQRKAELEVAEMKMLRLSLGVSRLNRIRNELIRGTAKVGCFGDKVRESRLRWFGHVQRQESEYIGRRVLRMKLPGKRARGRPKKRLMDVAREDMSTVGVRKEDARDKL is encoded by the coding sequence atgccagaagaatggaggaaaagcgtgcgagtccccatttttaagaacaaaggcgatgttcagaactgtgaaaactacagtggaataaagatgatgagccacacaatgaagttatgggaaagagtagtggaggctagactgaggacagaagtatctgtgggcaacagtatggtttcatgcctggataggctgacaggcgaggttagactggattccccttggtccatgatgttagcagatgatattgtgctctgcagtgaaagcacggaacaggcggaggaacagttagaaagatgtaGGTAcgcacttgaaaggagaggaatgaagattagccgtagtaaaacagaatatatgtgcgtgaatgagaggggaggagggggaagagcgaagctccaggaagaagagatagcgaaggtggatgactttaaatacggtaaggaagtgaagaaatgggttcaAGCGGGGTGTAACAgttggaaggtgtctggtgttttatgtgacagaagagtatccgccaggatgaagggcaaaatttataaaacagtggtgaggctggccatgatgtacagattagagacggtggcactcaaGAAACAACGgaaagcagaattggaggtagcagaaatgaagatgctgaggttgtcGCTTGGTGTAAGCAGgctgaataggattagaaatgagctcattagagggacagccaaagttggatgttttggagacaaggtgagagagagcagactgcgatggtttggacatgttcagaggcaagagagtgagtatattggtagaagggtgctgaggatgaagctgccaggcaaaagagcaagaggaagaccaaagaaaaggttgatggatgttgcgagggaggacatgagtacagtgggtgttagaaaggaggatGCGCGAGATaagctttga